A single genomic interval of Deltaproteobacteria bacterium harbors:
- a CDS encoding histidine phosphatase family protein yields the protein GRAQMEAMAGTIRSWRPEVVLCSPLVRAKDSAAILVGADGPKLIVVPDLAEIDLGDWEGLTVAEVQTRFPGEYERRGRDLAGYRPRGGESFEDLARRTVPVLESLPGKGPVLVVAHAGVNRVLFCHVLGLPLANLFRLGQDPGCLNVLQAGDKGWLAKVMNRDREGLLPSLPASGF from the coding sequence GGCCGGGCCCAGATGGAGGCCATGGCCGGGACCATCCGTTCCTGGAGGCCCGAGGTCGTTTTATGCAGTCCCCTTGTCCGGGCCAAGGACAGCGCGGCCATCCTGGTCGGAGCGGACGGTCCGAAATTGATCGTTGTTCCCGATCTGGCCGAGATCGACCTGGGCGACTGGGAGGGGTTGACCGTGGCCGAGGTCCAGACCAGATTCCCTGGCGAATACGAACGTAGAGGCCGGGATCTGGCCGGATATCGCCCCCGGGGCGGAGAGAGCTTCGAGGATCTGGCCCGGCGGACCGTGCCCGTTCTCGAATCCCTGCCCGGAAAAGGCCCGGTCCTGGTCGTGGCCCACGCCGGGGTGAACCGGGTCCTTTTCTGCCACGTCCTGGGCCTGCCTCTGGCCAATCTCTTTCGTCTGGGCCAGGACCCGGGCTGCCTGAACGTGCTTCAGGCCGGGGACAAAGGCTGGCTGGCGAAGGTCATGAATCGCGACCGCGAAGGGCTTTTGCCCTCCCTTCCGGCATCGGGCTTTTGA
- a CDS encoding biliverdin-producing heme oxygenase, whose translation MIIHISFGSVPGAWGEEEHVSEDGIGSLESGRDPDLDRPLSEVFEDLCLELFDPSSTGHFCGHLDKHGRVEPGRVFVPWIFRRGHGAFGSVDQEEGRQELDRAGGRQVREDRPLQGQREPSGPDRAAADGRVPDRPGQEGRLAGRSRSVRVFRGRGPGLQGLGPGVAGKGEPGRGPAVVHDLWGLGVDGERGLWPVPGTDPGPCRHAGHGRLSIRPGPPFGNENHFIQSGRRPNMSEHTATNVLRAATRDLHGQIENTPLARAFLDGSLNIEAYVGVIRVLTAIQAPLERQLPVSDDPLVARVWTGELGRLEALLDDNDFFRRKLIPDSPGAVRAGIRAASHILLMAKENPAALLGAAYVLGGSTKGAVILAPRVAQSLGLSPGRGLSYLTRHAAAGPSEWDRTAEVFDMAVTDPNDIQAMTTTALTIFHCLLEAFEALWPLDKQTMRYTVTGLNPEAGNHAVPQDRRDLEAVLRATDRCLAEHPYFMLRYGLRGLRFSDADGAWLATLPGLGAETTRSQVDWLAGVLAARGIPRILLARHLEILSEELSEARPDRDGHRHLLAAEADRLRVETGWAKADLEGYVRRMEQRLGWKEDFFCREAVQLLASAMADEASGLKQAVSSLTVWLADPSRFSREWVENVTFILADMEKAIKSGDTKD comes from the coding sequence ATGATCATCCACATATCTTTCGGCTCCGTCCCCGGGGCCTGGGGAGAGGAAGAACATGTCTCGGAAGACGGCATCGGCTCCCTTGAGTCCGGAAGAGACCCGGACTTGGATCGTCCGCTATCGGAAGTATTCGAAGATCTATGCCTGGAGCTTTTTGATCCTTCTTCTACCGGTCATTTTTGTGGTCATCTGGATAAGCATGGGCGAGTTGAACCGGGACGTGTTTTTGTCCCTTGGATTTTTCGCCGTGGTCACGGTGCTTTTGGCTCTGTGGACCAGGAAGAGGGCCGCCAGGAGCTGGACCGGGCAGGTGGCCGACAAGTTCGTGAAGACCGTCCACTTCAGGGCCAACGAGAACCGTCCGGCCCGGACCGAGCAGCGGCCGATGGTCGAGTTCCGGACCGACCGGGGCAAGAAGGTCGTCTTGCGGGCCGGAGCCGATCAGTTCGGGTATTTCGAGGTCGGGGACCGGGTCTTCAAGGTCTCGGGCCTGGAGTGGCCGGAAAAGGAGAGCCTGGACGGGGACCGGCGGTTGTGCATGATCTGTGGGGCCTTGGTGTCGACGGAGAACGGGGCCTGTGGCCGGTGCCGGGGACCGATCCCGGACCATGCCGTCATGCGGGACATGGCCGGTTGAGCATCCGACCGGGTCCACCGTTCGGGAACGAAAACCATTTCATCCAGTCAGGCAGGAGACCGAATATGTCCGAACACACCGCCACCAATGTCCTGCGGGCCGCCACCCGGGATCTGCACGGCCAGATCGAGAATACCCCCCTGGCCCGGGCCTTTCTTGACGGATCCCTGAACATCGAGGCCTATGTGGGCGTCATCCGGGTTCTGACTGCGATTCAAGCCCCGTTGGAGCGGCAGCTGCCAGTCAGCGACGACCCTCTGGTGGCCAGAGTCTGGACAGGAGAGCTTGGCCGCCTCGAAGCACTCCTCGACGACAATGACTTCTTCCGCCGCAAGCTCATCCCGGATTCTCCTGGCGCTGTTAGGGCCGGAATTCGGGCGGCCTCGCACATCCTGCTTATGGCCAAGGAAAATCCGGCGGCCCTGCTGGGGGCCGCGTATGTTCTGGGCGGGTCCACCAAGGGAGCCGTCATCCTCGCCCCCCGGGTGGCCCAGTCCCTAGGACTTTCCCCAGGCCGGGGCCTGTCCTATCTGACCCGCCATGCCGCGGCCGGGCCGTCCGAGTGGGACCGGACGGCCGAGGTTTTCGACATGGCCGTGACGGACCCGAACGATATCCAGGCCATGACGACCACGGCCCTGACCATCTTCCACTGTCTGCTGGAGGCCTTCGAGGCCCTCTGGCCCCTGGATAAACAAACAATGCGGTACACGGTGACCGGTCTGAACCCGGAAGCCGGGAATCACGCCGTGCCCCAGGACCGCCGTGACCTGGAAGCAGTGCTCCGGGCCACGGACCGCTGTCTGGCCGAACATCCCTATTTCATGCTCCGTTACGGCCTGCGTGGTCTGAGGTTTTCCGACGCCGACGGGGCCTGGCTGGCAACCCTGCCCGGCCTGGGTGCCGAAACCACGAGAAGCCAGGTGGATTGGCTGGCCGGAGTGCTGGCGGCCCGGGGAATTCCGAGGATTCTGTTGGCCAGGCACCTGGAGATTCTGAGCGAGGAGCTGTCCGAGGCCCGCCCTGATCGGGATGGACACAGGCATCTTCTGGCAGCCGAGGCCGACAGACTTCGGGTCGAAACCGGGTGGGCCAAGGCGGACCTGGAAGGGTATGTCCGCCGCATGGAGCAGAGACTGGGCTGGAAGGAGGATTTTTTCTGCCGGGAGGCCGTCCAACTGTTGGCTTCGGCCATGGCCGATGAGGCCTCCGGGCTCAAACAGGCGGTTTCAAGCCTGACGGTTTGGCTGGCCGATCCCTCCAGGTTTTCCCGAGAGTGGGTGGAGAACGTGACCTTCATCCTGGCCGATATGGAAAAGGCGATCAAATCCGGCGATACAAAGGATTGA
- a CDS encoding PAS domain-containing sensor histidine kinase encodes MAESRSSSTGPDLGPVRPWDGPVFALAPNAMFVADREVRIVEANRAAVAMVGKPRTEMLDKVFGDAFDCLNMLGGTTCGQSENCSECKIRNGVNRAMETGEAVGEVEVRLALAGEDVLRTIEALVSVVPIRHHEQDFFLLTLTDISGLRQAESDLALSEIRFQSILDGMDAVAIRGFALDGTVRYWNRASERFYGYSVEEAVGRNILELIITPEMQSQARTALSRMAASGKRIPARELTLRHKKGHPVTVFSSHVLASMPRGGMECFSIDVDLTERKRVEAAVVEQNDLLQALLSSAPLGIAVLDANGRFLKVNTWFVQLFGWTLDTLVHADDWFRLAYPDPVYREEVLAQWAEALKTGWAKGEYSVTCANGTVKEIDMRAAALPSGHVVVSAADITDRKQAREERERLQAQLLQAQKMESMGIMAGGVAHDFNNLLQAMGGNIQILLADKSLGHPDRSRLATVERAIDRAAGLVRQLLIFSRKAEVGRALVNLNQEVEEAVTILERAISKMISVQIDLDSNLRPVAADPVQIDQVLLNLGLNAVDAMGETGILSLKTRIVDLNEADVARLPGLRPGPHVRLRVSDTGCGMDVRTLERIYDPFFTTKAVGKGTGLGLAMVWGIVTTHGGHIRCDSRPGQGTTFTIHWPVAEGEIESKPEMIEPSGDAGSGSETILVVDDEPDIREATEEILKGAGYTVLSVGSGEEALALHAELGRGIGLVILDLGMPGMGGRTCLRRLLERDPGLPVIVASGYSTADMKEEIHAAGAALFLSKPYRLKDLLAGVHRLLIRVGQTD; translated from the coding sequence GTGGCAGAATCACGTTCATCGTCAACTGGTCCGGATCTGGGTCCGGTTCGGCCCTGGGATGGTCCGGTCTTTGCCCTGGCCCCCAACGCCATGTTCGTTGCGGACCGCGAAGTCAGAATCGTCGAGGCCAACCGGGCCGCCGTGGCAATGGTCGGAAAACCCCGGACAGAGATGCTGGACAAGGTTTTCGGGGATGCCTTCGACTGCTTAAACATGCTGGGAGGAACAACCTGCGGCCAAAGCGAGAACTGTTCCGAATGCAAGATCCGTAACGGCGTCAACCGGGCCATGGAGACCGGCGAGGCCGTGGGCGAGGTTGAAGTCCGTCTGGCCTTGGCCGGGGAAGACGTCTTGCGGACCATCGAGGCCCTGGTCTCGGTCGTGCCGATTCGACATCATGAGCAGGACTTCTTTCTTCTGACCCTGACCGACATCTCCGGCCTCAGACAGGCCGAGAGCGATCTGGCCCTGTCGGAGATCCGGTTCCAGAGTATTCTGGACGGGATGGATGCCGTGGCCATCCGGGGTTTCGCCCTGGACGGGACCGTCCGCTACTGGAACCGGGCCTCGGAGCGGTTTTATGGGTATTCGGTCGAGGAGGCCGTGGGCCGGAATATCCTGGAACTGATCATTACCCCGGAAATGCAGTCCCAGGCCCGGACGGCCTTGTCCCGGATGGCCGCATCCGGAAAACGGATTCCGGCCCGGGAGCTGACCCTACGCCACAAGAAAGGCCATCCGGTGACGGTTTTTTCCAGCCATGTCCTGGCCTCCATGCCCAGGGGGGGAATGGAGTGCTTCAGCATCGACGTGGACCTGACCGAGCGGAAGCGGGTCGAAGCAGCCGTGGTTGAGCAGAACGATCTGCTTCAGGCCCTGCTCTCCAGCGCCCCCCTGGGCATTGCCGTCCTGGATGCGAACGGGCGATTCCTGAAGGTCAACACCTGGTTCGTTCAGCTTTTCGGCTGGACTCTGGATACCCTGGTTCATGCCGACGATTGGTTCCGGCTGGCCTATCCAGACCCGGTCTACCGGGAAGAGGTCCTGGCCCAGTGGGCCGAGGCCCTGAAGACTGGGTGGGCCAAGGGCGAGTATTCCGTGACCTGCGCCAACGGCACGGTCAAGGAAATTGACATGCGAGCCGCCGCCTTGCCCTCGGGTCACGTGGTGGTTTCGGCGGCTGACATCACGGATCGCAAGCAGGCCCGGGAGGAACGGGAACGACTCCAGGCCCAGCTCCTTCAGGCTCAGAAGATGGAGTCCATGGGGATCATGGCCGGGGGCGTGGCCCACGACTTCAACAATCTCCTCCAGGCCATGGGCGGCAATATTCAGATCCTCCTGGCGGACAAGTCTTTGGGTCATCCGGATCGGTCCAGGCTGGCCACGGTGGAGCGGGCCATCGACCGGGCCGCGGGGCTGGTTCGACAGCTTCTGATCTTCAGCCGAAAGGCCGAGGTCGGCCGGGCCCTGGTCAATTTGAACCAGGAGGTGGAGGAGGCCGTCACGATTCTGGAGAGGGCCATTTCCAAGATGATCTCTGTGCAGATCGATTTGGACTCGAATTTGCGGCCTGTGGCCGCCGATCCGGTTCAGATCGATCAGGTCCTTCTCAACCTGGGGCTCAACGCGGTGGACGCTATGGGCGAGACCGGGATTCTCTCTCTGAAAACCCGAATCGTGGACCTGAACGAGGCGGACGTGGCCCGGCTTCCGGGCCTGAGGCCAGGGCCCCATGTTCGTCTGCGGGTCTCTGACACCGGATGCGGCATGGACGTTCGGACCCTGGAACGGATCTACGACCCCTTCTTCACCACCAAGGCCGTGGGCAAGGGCACCGGTCTGGGGCTGGCCATGGTCTGGGGCATCGTCACTACTCATGGGGGGCATATCCGGTGCGACAGCCGTCCGGGCCAGGGTACGACCTTCACCATCCACTGGCCGGTTGCCGAGGGCGAGATCGAGTCCAAGCCGGAAATGATCGAGCCTTCGGGCGATGCCGGATCCGGTTCGGAGACCATCCTGGTCGTGGATGACGAGCCCGATATACGGGAGGCGACCGAGGAGATTCTCAAAGGGGCCGGCTACACGGTTCTTTCGGTCGGCAGCGGCGAAGAGGCCTTGGCCCTGCACGCCGAACTGGGCCGGGGCATCGGTCTGGTGATTCTGGACCTGGGTATGCCGGGCATGGGTGGCCGAACCTGTCTGCGGCGTCTCCTGGAGCGTGACCCCGGGTTGCCGGTGATCGTGGCCAGCGGGTACTCCACGGCAGACATGAAGGAGGAAATCCACGCGGCCGGGGCGGCCTTGTTCCTGAGCAAGCCCTACCGTCTGAAGGATTTGCTGGCCGGGGTTCACCGCCTCCTGATTCGGGTCGGTCAGACCGATTAG
- a CDS encoding response regulator produces MTQQNTSRGKGNGLTAVPAGFEAFHGLVENAPIGVFISTLEGCYMSVNPAMAAMYGYASPEEMVGSVTDIARQTYVYPEDRERFLALFDEKGEVKGFESLQQRKDGTTFWTSESARQVRDESGAILHMQGFVADITRLKTAEADLMHKNRLLEGILDNIPDMMSVKRPDLSLVRYNKAGYGFLNMTEQDVQGRKCYEIIGRDRPCEVCATLEAKRTGRAASVENYVSELDLHLDCRANPIFGQDGRIEYVVELIRDVTARKKAEEELARARERADEANRAKSEFLANMSHEIRTPLNGILGMMQLLQASTLNEEQQNFVRLAVVSTERLSRLLSDILDLSRVEAGKMSVIETEFAVAGLGDSVSQLFTTLAREKRVALDCDIDPAMPARLVGDEARVRQILFNLVGNALKFTDRGRVSVRMIPIFAGGRGLRVLFSVSDTGIGIPEDKLDELFKPFVQVDGSYTRSHQGAGLGLAIVRRLVEVMGGNITIDSSVGEGTAVHVLLPFKTPKSKGEAARPDAFGPSEDTAPGLRILLAEDDRLNQVAMSKLLEKSGHKVTVAEDGAQALEFLEGREFDCVFMDIQMPVMNGVETTRAIRGSRVLGPKRNIPIIALTAYAMTGDREKFLAVGMNDYLAKPVRLEDLARVTAKIVEARDAQAGRE; encoded by the coding sequence ATGACGCAGCAGAACACATCCCGTGGGAAAGGAAACGGCCTGACGGCGGTCCCGGCCGGGTTTGAAGCCTTCCATGGTCTGGTGGAAAACGCTCCCATCGGGGTGTTCATCTCCACCCTCGAGGGGTGCTACATGTCGGTCAATCCGGCCATGGCCGCCATGTACGGCTATGCCTCTCCCGAGGAAATGGTCGGCTCGGTGACCGACATCGCCAGGCAGACCTATGTCTACCCCGAGGATCGGGAACGGTTTCTGGCCCTGTTCGACGAAAAGGGAGAGGTCAAGGGTTTTGAATCCCTTCAGCAACGCAAGGACGGGACGACCTTCTGGACCTCGGAGTCGGCCCGTCAGGTCCGGGACGAGAGCGGAGCGATCCTTCACATGCAGGGTTTTGTGGCGGACATCACCCGGCTGAAAACGGCCGAGGCCGATTTGATGCATAAAAACAGGCTTTTGGAAGGTATTCTGGACAACATCCCGGACATGATGAGCGTCAAGCGGCCCGATCTCTCCCTGGTTCGATACAACAAGGCCGGATACGGGTTCCTGAACATGACCGAGCAGGATGTGCAGGGCCGGAAATGCTACGAGATCATCGGTCGGGACAGGCCATGTGAGGTCTGCGCCACTCTGGAGGCAAAGCGGACGGGCCGGGCGGCTTCGGTCGAGAACTATGTTTCCGAACTGGACCTGCACCTGGATTGCCGGGCCAACCCGATCTTCGGCCAGGACGGACGGATCGAGTATGTGGTCGAACTCATCCGGGACGTGACGGCCAGAAAGAAGGCCGAGGAGGAACTGGCCCGGGCCAGGGAGCGGGCCGACGAGGCCAATCGGGCCAAGAGCGAGTTTCTGGCCAATATGAGCCACGAGATCCGGACGCCCCTGAACGGAATTCTGGGCATGATGCAGCTCCTCCAGGCCAGTACCCTGAACGAGGAACAGCAGAATTTCGTCCGTTTGGCCGTGGTCTCCACGGAGCGGTTGTCCCGTCTCCTGTCGGACATCCTGGACCTCTCCAGGGTCGAAGCCGGCAAGATGTCGGTCATCGAAACCGAGTTCGCCGTGGCCGGTCTGGGCGATTCGGTGTCCCAGTTGTTCACGACCTTGGCCCGGGAGAAGCGGGTGGCCCTGGACTGCGACATCGACCCGGCCATGCCGGCCAGGCTGGTGGGGGACGAGGCCCGGGTCCGGCAGATTCTCTTCAATCTGGTGGGCAACGCCCTGAAGTTCACGGATCGCGGCCGGGTCTCGGTCCGGATGATCCCGATTTTCGCCGGCGGCCGGGGGCTTCGGGTCCTGTTCAGCGTGTCCGATACCGGCATCGGCATCCCCGAGGACAAGCTGGACGAATTGTTCAAGCCTTTTGTCCAGGTGGATGGGTCCTACACCAGGAGCCACCAGGGAGCCGGCCTGGGCCTGGCCATTGTCCGCCGCCTGGTCGAGGTCATGGGTGGGAACATCACCATCGACAGCTCCGTGGGGGAGGGCACCGCGGTCCATGTCCTGCTTCCCTTCAAGACTCCGAAATCCAAGGGCGAGGCCGCGAGGCCGGACGCCTTCGGTCCGTCCGAGGACACGGCCCCGGGCCTGAGGATTCTCCTGGCCGAAGACGATCGTCTGAATCAGGTGGCCATGAGCAAGCTCCTGGAAAAGTCCGGTCACAAGGTGACCGTGGCCGAGGACGGGGCCCAGGCCTTGGAGTTCCTGGAGGGCCGTGAGTTCGACTGCGTGTTCATGGACATTCAGATGCCGGTCATGAACGGGGTGGAGACCACCCGGGCCATTCGCGGCTCCAGGGTCCTGGGCCCGAAGAGGAACATTCCCATCATCGCCCTGACGGCCTACGCCATGACCGGGGACCGGGAGAAATTTCTGGCCGTCGGCATGAACGACTATCTGGCAAAGCCGGTCCGGTTGGAGGATTTGGCCCGGGTGACGGCCAAAATCGTCGAAGCGAGGGATGCTCAAGCCGGGAGGGAGTGA
- a CDS encoding response regulator, giving the protein MRCAETATEKQDGLEPRIIDSLRETDQRFRTLFREMLDGFALHEMLFDEEGRPADYRFLEVNPAFERMTGLKFRDIVGKTVLEVLPGTERYWIETYGRVVESGEPVLFESYSGAVGRHFQVRAFRPEPGKFACIFVDITERKRAEDTLAHRDRLMEATAFSALALLRTADPASSVNEVLARLGQATEADRVYIFRNHPDTETGSILFSQTHEWTREGVVPQIGNPRLRNLSYNEVCPRWFRELSSGRSVTGLVRDFPESERADLEAQGIQSLLAVPIDVSGRFWGLLGFDAVFSARTWTETEEHVLRIAAGSLGAAMARAESRQIIARQRDLLHGLFQSLPVGVAVWEADGRLAQVNPGFVELTGYGPGEIRNLDDWFALAYPEGNLRDEVLADWTMALQNSDVAVREYPVMCRDGTIKHVGFRGAFLAGGRAVVTMTDATEAKAARETLIRAKNLAEQANRAKSEFLANMSHEIRTPINGIMGMMQVLRATALDHDQNESVDLAIASAGRLTRLLSDILDLSRVEAGVMDIRREAFSMAEVLDSVAGLFLLESRERKIDLKCTLDPRLPGVLLGDEARVRQILFNMTANALKFTEKGRVEVSVSLLPEHRPNQARVLLAVADTGVGIPDDKVGVLFRPFVQVDGSHTRRHQGAGLGLALIRRLAELMAGSVAVDSESGRGTSVYVSLPFTTPDIEHDSSNMEHSMTDTSRKGLRVLLAEDEPSNFIPFQRLLQKLGHEVVLAENGRDVLKRLEEREFDCILMDIQMPIMTGLEATLAIRNSTTFSESTRNIPIVAFTAHAMDGDRENFLAAGMNDYLSKPVLIEDVERVLRKVTGRAE; this is encoded by the coding sequence ATGCGTTGCGCGGAAACGGCGACCGAAAAACAAGACGGGCTTGAGCCCCGGATCATCGATTCCCTGCGAGAGACTGACCAGCGGTTCCGGACTCTGTTTCGGGAAATGCTCGACGGCTTTGCCCTGCACGAGATGCTTTTCGACGAAGAGGGTCGTCCGGCGGACTATCGGTTTCTGGAGGTCAACCCGGCCTTCGAGCGGATGACCGGACTCAAATTCCGAGACATCGTCGGGAAGACCGTGCTGGAGGTCCTGCCGGGGACGGAGCGGTATTGGATCGAGACCTACGGTCGGGTGGTGGAGAGCGGGGAGCCGGTTTTGTTCGAGAGTTATTCCGGGGCCGTGGGTCGGCATTTCCAGGTCCGGGCCTTTCGGCCGGAGCCGGGAAAGTTCGCCTGCATCTTTGTCGACATCACCGAACGGAAAAGGGCCGAAGACACCTTGGCCCATCGGGACCGGCTCATGGAGGCCACGGCCTTCAGCGCCTTGGCGCTTTTGCGGACTGCAGACCCGGCATCGAGCGTCAACGAGGTCCTGGCCCGCCTGGGCCAGGCCACGGAAGCGGACCGGGTATACATCTTCCGCAACCATCCCGACACCGAGACCGGGAGTATCCTGTTCAGCCAGACCCACGAGTGGACCCGGGAGGGTGTTGTCCCTCAGATCGGGAATCCCCGGCTCCGGAATCTGTCCTACAACGAGGTCTGTCCCCGCTGGTTCAGGGAACTGTCGTCCGGACGGAGCGTCACCGGGCTGGTCCGGGATTTTCCGGAATCGGAGCGTGCTGATCTGGAGGCCCAGGGGATACAGAGCCTTCTGGCCGTGCCCATCGACGTTTCTGGACGATTCTGGGGTTTACTGGGCTTTGATGCCGTGTTTTCGGCCAGGACCTGGACGGAGACCGAGGAGCACGTTCTGCGCATCGCCGCCGGAAGTCTGGGCGCGGCCATGGCCAGGGCCGAGTCCAGACAGATCATCGCCCGGCAGAGGGACCTTCTCCACGGCCTGTTCCAGAGCCTGCCCGTGGGAGTGGCGGTCTGGGAGGCCGACGGTCGGTTGGCCCAGGTCAATCCGGGCTTCGTCGAACTGACCGGCTACGGCCCGGGAGAGATCCGGAATCTGGACGACTGGTTCGCCCTGGCCTATCCCGAGGGGAACCTTCGAGACGAGGTTTTGGCCGATTGGACAATGGCCCTGCAGAATTCAGACGTGGCCGTGCGGGAGTACCCGGTGATGTGTCGAGACGGAACCATCAAGCACGTTGGGTTCCGGGGAGCTTTTCTGGCCGGCGGCCGGGCCGTGGTGACCATGACCGACGCCACCGAGGCCAAGGCGGCCCGGGAGACCCTCATCCGGGCCAAGAATCTCGCCGAACAGGCCAATCGGGCCAAGAGCGAGTTCCTGGCCAACATGAGCCACGAGATCCGGACGCCCATCAACGGGATCATGGGCATGATGCAGGTCCTTCGGGCCACGGCCCTCGACCACGACCAGAACGAGTCCGTGGATCTGGCCATCGCCTCGGCCGGGCGGTTGACCCGGCTCCTCTCGGACATCCTGGATTTGTCCCGGGTCGAGGCCGGAGTCATGGATATCCGGAGGGAAGCCTTCAGCATGGCCGAGGTCCTCGATTCCGTGGCCGGCCTGTTCCTGCTGGAGTCCAGGGAGCGGAAGATCGATCTGAAATGCACTCTGGATCCCAGGCTGCCCGGAGTCCTCCTCGGCGACGAGGCCAGGGTACGGCAGATTCTCTTCAACATGACGGCCAATGCCTTGAAGTTCACCGAAAAAGGCCGGGTCGAGGTCTCTGTTTCGCTTCTTCCTGAACACCGACCAAACCAGGCCCGTGTCCTCCTTGCCGTGGCCGACACAGGCGTGGGCATCCCCGACGACAAGGTCGGAGTGCTGTTCCGCCCCTTCGTCCAGGTGGACGGATCCCATACACGCAGACACCAAGGGGCCGGTCTGGGCTTGGCCCTGATTCGAAGGCTGGCCGAACTCATGGCCGGCAGCGTGGCCGTGGACAGCGAATCGGGCCGAGGTACTTCGGTTTATGTTTCACTTCCGTTCACGACCCCTGACATCGAACACGATTCATCAAACATGGAGCACAGCATGACCGACACAAGCAGGAAAGGGTTGCGAGTCCTTTTGGCCGAAGACGAACCGTCCAATTTCATCCCGTTCCAGCGCCTGCTCCAGAAGCTGGGGCACGAGGTCGTTCTGGCCGAGAATGGCAGGGACGTGTTGAAGCGGCTGGAAGAGCGCGAATTTGATTGCATCCTCATGGACATCCAGATGCCGATCATGACCGGCCTGGAGGCCACCCTGGCCATCAGGAACTCCACGACTTTTTCCGAGTCCACGCGGAACATCCCCATTGTGGCCTTCACGGCCCACGCCATGGACGGTGACCGCGAGAACTTCCTGGCCGCGGGCATGAACGACTACCTGTCCAAGCCGGTGCTCATCGAAGATGTGGAACGGGTCCTGCGCAAGGTCACCGGTCGGGCCGAGTGA